The genomic segment ATAACTTTAATTTGATAATTTGTTAATTTGACAATTTGATAATTTTCAAATTATAAAATAAGGTATTCCTGTCTTCGCAGGAATGACAGACTTATTTTTTTTGTCTTACTGTTCGTTGTTCAATTCTCTTTTCATACTCTTTTCCTTGAAAAATTCTTTGTACAAATATTCCAGGAATATGAACATTGTTTGGGTCTAACTCGCCAACTTCTACCAATTCTTCTACTTCTGCAACTGTAATTGTTGCGGCTCCACACATATTAGGGTTAAAATTTCTTGAGGTTCCTTTAAAAACCAAATTCCCAGCAGCATCTCCTTTCCAAGCTTTTACAAAAGCAAAATCTGCTTTAAAAGCGGGTTCTAATACATACATTTTACCATCGAATTCTCTTGTTTCTTTTCCATCTGCAACTTCGGTTCCATAACCTGCAGGTGTATAAAATGCAGGAAAACCAGCTTGTGCTGCTCTACATTTTTCGGCTAAAGTTCCTTGTGGTATTAATTCTACCTCCA from the Polaribacter cellanae genome contains:
- a CDS encoding CoA transferase subunit A; protein product: MINKKVENVQEALKGVKSGMTLMLGGFGLCGIPENAIAELVKLNVRNVTCISNNAGVDDFGLGLLLQGKQIKKMISSYVGENDEFERQMLSGELEVELIPQGTLAEKCRAAQAGFPAFYTPAGYGTEVADGKETREFDGKMYVLEPAFKADFAFVKAWKGDAAGNLVFKGTSRNFNPNMCGAATITVAEVEELVEVGELDPNNVHIPGIFVQRIFQGKEYEKRIEQRTVRQKK